The following proteins are co-located in the Ammospiza caudacuta isolate bAmmCau1 chromosome 20, bAmmCau1.pri, whole genome shotgun sequence genome:
- the RILP gene encoding rab-interacting lysosomal protein yields MAEPLWRTPPARLAPPHVYRMAGALGAELRRLSARFGPDAVAGLVPPVVRLLELLEALVAPPAAEGEAPAAAPAGPQEAEEPEQRLWEAERRERALHGRLACLEEQNRQLLGQLAESQSQEDSTARKEREVMLRLKEVVDRQRDELRAQAHEIVCKSRDTEALQEQLQRFMAMNEELRHKVAVVQAQLKSALEQKSDLEAAMLQSQRETSRRSRTALESRQPEPGVEGALSPSEEPQHQDGDRIPAHCCFSKEELQQILQERNELKTNLFLVQEELAYYQRELLNEERIPSFFLDAMKSNIKKQRKKIRAKMLGTTEESGSSDEEEGSWLPGHGTDCVDAQPPESKIRSFFGLWYQGSSKDPPSSSCSGTWEIIDSLDTQLEPEGESKAGSSCPDRATAAI; encoded by the exons ATGGCGGAGCCGCTGTGGCGAACGCCGCCGGCCCGGCTGGCCCCGCCGCACGTCTACCGCATGGCGGGGGCGCTGGGCGCCGAGCTGCGCCGCCTCTCCGCTCGCTTCGGGCCCGACGCCGTGGCCGGGCTGGTGCCGCCCGTGGTgcggctgctggagctgctcgaGGCGCTGGTGGCCCCGCCGGCCGCTGAGGGGGAGGCgccggcggcagcgccggccggGCCGCAGGAGGCGGAG GAGCCGGAGCAGAGGCTGTGGGAGGCCGAGCGCCGGGAGCGAGCCCTGCACGGCCGCCTGGcctgcctggaggagcagaaccggcagctcctggggcagcttGCCGAGAGCCAGTCCCAGGAAG ACAGCACGGCACGGAAGGAGCGGGAGGTGATGCTGCGGCTCAAGGAGGTGGTGGACAGGCAGAGGGATGAGCTCCGTGCCCAGGCCCACGAGATCGTCTGCAAGAGCCGGGACACGGAGGCG ctgcaggaacagctccagCGCTTCATGGCCATGAACGAGGAGCTGCGGCACAAGGTGGCCGTGGTGCAGGCCCAGCTCAAGAGTGCTCTGGAGCAGAAGTCAGACCTGGAGGCTGCCatgctgcagagccagagggaaacgagcaggaggagcaggacagccctggagaGCCGGCAGCCAGAGCCTGGCGTG GAGGGAGCCCTGTCACCCTCAGAGGAGCCACAGcaccaggatggggacaggatccctgctcactgctgcttctccaaggaagagctgcagcagatcCTGCAAGAGAGGAATGAGCTCAAGACCAACCTGTTCttggtgcaggaggagctggcctATTACCAGAG ggagctgctgaacGAGGAGAGAATTCCCAGCTTCTTCCTGGATGCAATGAAGTCAAATAtcaaaaaacagaggaaaaaaatcagagccAAAATGCTGGGAACGACGGAGGAGTCGGGGAGCAG TGATGAAGAGGAGGGCTCCTGGCTCCCAGGTCATGGCACAGACTGTGTGGATGCTCAGCCTCCAGAATCCAAAATTAGGAGCTT tTTTGGGCTGTGGTACCAGGGCAGCAGCAAAGACCCCCCCtcatccagctgctctggaacCTGGGAAATCATTGACTCACTGGACACACAGCTGGAGCCAGAGGGAGAGAGCAAGGCAGGGTCCAGCTGCCCTgacagagccacagcagcaatCTGA